One Micromonospora sp. WMMD812 genomic window carries:
- a CDS encoding TetR/AcrR family transcriptional regulator, protein MEKGTSARGAARPPRAERRDSIRNRERIIDTARALFTSEGLDAPMDKIATTAGVAPGTLYRHFPSRLQLWEAVLEPPLRAQLELVDRAVANPDRWAGVTEFIMETCALEAERGGYLNLMTTRFDGAPRLVTLRGQIQRRIEELFDRAREEGAVRPDFTVEDLIFITLSNSRVAEVTRTVAPGAWRRNAELFLDSIRPERAHPLTQPPLKPSQVASSMMRPALGRSRSSAAARDASG, encoded by the coding sequence ATGGAAAAGGGGACCAGCGCGCGTGGTGCGGCGCGGCCGCCGCGCGCGGAGCGTCGCGACAGCATTCGCAACCGCGAGCGGATCATCGACACGGCGCGGGCGCTGTTCACCAGCGAAGGGCTGGACGCCCCGATGGACAAGATCGCCACGACGGCCGGAGTCGCTCCCGGCACCCTCTACCGGCACTTCCCCTCCCGGCTCCAGCTCTGGGAGGCGGTGCTCGAACCGCCCCTACGCGCGCAGCTGGAGCTGGTCGACCGGGCGGTGGCCAACCCCGACCGGTGGGCGGGGGTCACCGAGTTCATCATGGAGACCTGCGCGCTGGAGGCGGAGCGCGGCGGCTACCTCAACCTGATGACCACGCGCTTCGACGGGGCGCCGCGGCTGGTGACGCTTCGCGGGCAGATCCAGCGACGCATCGAGGAGCTGTTCGACCGGGCTCGCGAGGAGGGCGCCGTCCGCCCGGACTTCACCGTCGAGGACCTGATCTTCATCACCCTGTCGAACAGCCGCGTGGCCGAGGTCACCCGCACCGTCGCGCCGGGCGCGTGGCGGCGCAACGCGGAGCTGTTCCTGGACAGCATCCGGCCGGAGCGCGCGCATCCGTTGACCCAACCGCCCCTCAAGCCGAGCCAGGTCGCGAGCAGCATGATGCGACCCGCGCTCGGCCGGTCCCGGTCGAGCGCGGCTGCCAGGGACGCGAGCGGGTAG
- a CDS encoding transcriptional regulator produces the protein MAAAETPEQIARTRTVSAEAVLGNRADLRGYPYRLLSVVSQRGMGGDQVTTAVAAAEVLEAYGWELVTVSEFASSRMVYAILRRR, from the coding sequence ATGGCCGCCGCAGAGACGCCGGAGCAGATCGCCCGCACCCGCACGGTCAGCGCCGAGGCCGTCCTCGGCAACCGCGCCGACCTGCGCGGCTACCCGTACCGGCTGTTGTCCGTCGTGTCGCAGCGCGGGATGGGTGGTGACCAGGTCACCACGGCGGTGGCGGCGGCGGAGGTGCTCGAGGCCTACGGATGGGAGCTGGTGACCGTCTCCGAGTTCGCCAGCAGCCGGATGGTCTACGCCATCCTGAGACGCCGCTGA
- the sthA gene encoding Si-specific NAD(P)(+) transhydrogenase, which translates to MYDYDLLVLGSGPSGQKAAIAAAKLGRRVGIVDRRDMIGGVCINTGTVPSKTLREAVLYLTGLTQRDLYGSSYRVKEEITVSDLAARTQHVISRQTDVIRNQLARNRVAMITGTGRFADAHSVWVDGGSGRESKVTFDKIIIAAGTRPARPNSVDFDDRTIVDSDGVINLQAVPRSMVVVGAGVIGMEYASMFAALGTKVTVVERRERMLDFCDEEVVESLKYHLRDLSVTFRFGEEVAAVEKHQTAALCVLKSGKKIVADTVMYSAGRQGQTDDLVLEAAGLEADRRGRIAVDANYRTAVDNIYAVGDVIGFPALASTSMEQGRLAAQHACGEPVRAMHGLQPIGIYTIPEISFVGKTEEELTDSATPFEVGIARYRELARGQIVGDSYGMLKLLVSPDDGRLLGVHVFGTGATEIVHIGQAVMGCGGTVDYLVDAVFNYPTLAEAYKVAALDASNKIRNITRIDG; encoded by the coding sequence GTGTATGACTACGACCTGTTGGTGCTGGGCTCCGGACCCAGCGGTCAGAAGGCCGCCATCGCCGCCGCGAAGCTCGGCCGGCGGGTCGGCATCGTGGACCGACGCGACATGATCGGTGGGGTGTGCATCAACACCGGCACCGTTCCCTCCAAGACCCTTCGCGAGGCCGTGCTCTACCTGACCGGCCTGACCCAGCGGGACCTCTACGGCAGCAGCTACCGGGTCAAGGAGGAGATCACGGTCAGCGACCTGGCCGCCCGGACCCAGCACGTCATCAGCCGCCAGACGGACGTCATCCGTAACCAGCTGGCCCGCAACCGGGTCGCGATGATCACCGGCACCGGGCGGTTCGCCGACGCCCACTCGGTCTGGGTCGACGGCGGCTCCGGCCGGGAGTCCAAGGTCACCTTCGACAAGATCATCATCGCCGCGGGCACCCGTCCGGCCCGCCCGAACAGCGTCGACTTCGACGACCGGACCATCGTGGACTCCGACGGCGTCATCAACCTCCAGGCGGTGCCCCGCAGCATGGTCGTCGTCGGCGCCGGCGTGATCGGCATGGAGTACGCCTCGATGTTCGCCGCCCTCGGCACCAAGGTGACCGTGGTGGAGCGCCGCGAACGGATGCTCGACTTCTGCGACGAGGAGGTCGTCGAGTCGCTCAAGTACCACCTGCGCGACCTGTCGGTGACGTTCCGCTTCGGCGAGGAGGTCGCCGCGGTGGAGAAGCACCAGACCGCGGCGCTGTGCGTCCTCAAGAGTGGCAAGAAGATCGTGGCCGACACGGTCATGTACTCCGCCGGCCGTCAGGGCCAGACCGACGACCTGGTGCTGGAGGCGGCCGGGCTGGAGGCCGACCGGCGGGGTCGGATCGCGGTCGACGCGAACTACCGCACCGCGGTGGACAACATCTACGCGGTCGGCGACGTGATCGGCTTCCCGGCGTTGGCGTCCACCTCGATGGAGCAGGGCCGGCTGGCCGCGCAGCACGCCTGCGGCGAGCCGGTCCGCGCGATGCACGGGTTGCAGCCGATCGGCATCTACACGATCCCGGAGATCAGCTTCGTCGGGAAGACCGAGGAGGAGCTGACCGACAGCGCGACACCGTTCGAGGTCGGCATCGCCCGCTACCGCGAGCTGGCCCGCGGCCAGATCGTCGGTGACTCGTACGGGATGCTGAAGCTGCTCGTCTCACCGGACGACGGCCGGCTGCTCGGCGTGCACGTCTTCGGCACCGGCGCCACCGAGATCGTTCACATCGGGCAGGCGGTCATGGGCTGCGGCGGCACCGTCGACTACCTCGTCGACGCGGTGTTCAACTATCCGACGCTGGCGGAGGCGTACAAGGTGGCTGCCCTCGATGCGTCCAACAAGATCCGCAACATCACCCGCATCGACGGCTGA
- a CDS encoding SEC-C domain-containing protein — protein sequence MPTKDVITSADLAELRRTALGTANPLGVAADLADAVEQGRLADPDDAGDALALAAEIAEVRARLDAALRYADRAVAAYPTSDDARAGFARALRARIMFRVGGREDEATAELTALRPLLTEQPEAPAYVSAALDAGGLSALADEWLSEAVDTLLGQRATSAATPEQTVPAAEPTVEVGPPEAPGVLFFLLQQRHRVRRNLNLPHDRQDDLADRLEAQLVRRAEQRQGGEPDLLFWPRAEFDRLLSEQAALTDTYGPDWDAHRARLEKQLVQLANAGRTGLSVLSGSVDGLTGYAGRRNGDPTDPQTRAGYAGELSARPGAKISWPPERNDACWCGSGLKYKKCCLPRSRS from the coding sequence GTGCCGACGAAAGACGTGATCACCAGCGCAGACCTCGCCGAACTCCGCCGCACGGCGCTCGGGACGGCCAACCCCCTCGGCGTCGCCGCCGACCTGGCCGACGCGGTGGAGCAGGGCCGCCTGGCGGACCCGGACGACGCCGGCGACGCGCTCGCCCTCGCCGCCGAGATCGCCGAGGTCCGCGCGAGGCTGGACGCCGCGCTCCGCTACGCCGACCGGGCCGTCGCGGCGTACCCCACCAGCGACGACGCCCGCGCCGGCTTCGCCCGGGCGCTGCGGGCCCGGATCATGTTCCGCGTCGGCGGCCGGGAGGACGAGGCGACGGCCGAGCTCACCGCGCTGCGTCCGCTGCTGACCGAGCAGCCCGAGGCTCCCGCGTACGTCAGCGCGGCGCTGGACGCCGGCGGCCTCTCGGCGCTGGCCGACGAGTGGCTCTCCGAGGCGGTCGACACCCTGCTCGGTCAGCGCGCCACCTCGGCGGCCACGCCGGAGCAGACCGTGCCCGCCGCCGAGCCGACGGTGGAGGTCGGCCCGCCGGAGGCGCCGGGTGTTCTCTTCTTCCTGCTCCAGCAGCGGCACCGGGTACGTCGGAACCTGAACCTGCCGCACGACCGGCAGGACGACCTGGCGGACCGGCTGGAGGCGCAGCTCGTCCGCCGGGCCGAGCAGCGGCAGGGCGGCGAGCCCGACCTGCTCTTCTGGCCCCGGGCCGAGTTCGATCGACTGCTGTCCGAGCAGGCCGCGCTGACCGACACGTACGGACCGGACTGGGACGCACACCGGGCCCGGCTCGAGAAGCAGCTGGTGCAGCTCGCCAACGCCGGCCGGACCGGGCTGAGCGTGCTCTCCGGATCGGTGGACGGGCTGACCGGCTACGCCGGCCGGCGCAACGGCGACCCGACGGACCCGCAGACCCGCGCCGGCTACGCGGGCGAACTCTCCGCCCGGCCCGGCGCGAAGATCTCCTGGCCGCCGGAGCGCAACGACGCCTGCTGGTGCGGCTCGGGCCTCAAGTACAAGAAGTGCTGCCTGCCGCGCTCCCGCAGCTGA